CCCTATACAGGAAAATGGAAAAAAGTATCCGTGCTCATGGAGAAAAAGACACCGCAAGCACAGAATCAAGCCGCAAGATTGCTACAAGAAAAAATCAATCAAAAATTACAAATAAAACCTAATCACTCAGATATAAACTTTGAAACTCTATACAAAGAATTTAAGCTTGGATGGTCTCAAAGTGTCAAGAACTCCACCATTTATTCAACAAACAATATTGAAAAAGTCATTCTTGACAACATACCAGGGGATTATCTAGTCAAAAACATAGACAGACGGTTTTTACAAAGTATAATCAATAACCTACTGAACGAAGGTCGCTCACATAACTTTACTAGCAAAGTCAAATCTAAGTTAAAACAAATCATGGCATTTGCCGTGAGGATGAATTATATTGATAGAAATGAGATGCTATCTGTTGAAATGCCTAAAAAAGTATTGACAACAGAAATGATTCAAAAATCAAAAAGGAAATATCTGGATCAAACAGAGTTTGAGTTGTTAATGAAACATTTAGAAGAAGAGAGTATCCGTGATTATCGGGTTGCAAAGTATGCCAAAATTGCCCAAGTATTATTTATGACAGGCATGCGTTATGGAGAATTAGCTGCCTTAAATCCAGAAACCGATATTGACTTTGAACATCAAACCATATACATCCAACACAATTATAATTTCAGAGATAAAGAACGAACGACACCTAAAACAGTCAAATCAGATAGAGTGATTGCTGCACCTACCAAGGTATTAAACATCATTCAACAGCAACTAATCACCAATATAGAAAATGGCTTTGATACAGATTTCATCTTTATCAATACGAAAGGGCAACCAATCAACCCCGAGCGAGTCATCGGAGCCTTAAAAAGACATGGTCAAAAAATAGGAATTGAAAAAAATATCACAACGCATATATTCAGGCATTCTCACATCTCTCTATTAGCAGAATTAGGAATTCCGCTCCCTGCTATCATGGATAGAGTAGGGCATTCAGATTCCAAAACAACATTAGAGATATACTCTCACGTCACTAAAAAAATGGGAGATGAACTCATACAAAAACTCAATGATTTAAAGTTTTAAACTTTTGCCCCAAAAATGCCCCAAAAGTAATTTTGAATAAGAAAAAAAGCCTTGAAAATATTGATTTCATAGGCTTTTTAAAGATAAAGAAAAAAGAGCACACAGCTTACATCGCTTAGGGCTGCTGGATTCCTCCCCTGACCCGCTTCACGCAAAGCTGTTGCTCCAGAGACTATTATACCACATTTTCTTCATTTTGCACATGAAAAGTCATTTTTTCCGTCGATTTCTGAAAAATTCCTGCATCATCTGGGCGCATTCTTCTTCGAGAATTCCACTTTCAACCGCTACACGGTGGTTAAGCCGCTCATCTGTCAAAATATCATACAAGCTTCCTGCTGCCCCAAATTTTTGATTGGTCGCTCCAAACACGACCTGCGGAATTCGAGCAAGCCCAATCGCTCCACTACACATAACACAGGGTTCAATAGTGACAAACAAAGTCGCATCTAGCAGCCTCCAGCTTGAAGTCTGGCTATTTGCCTCCTCAATCGCCATAATTTCTGCATGCATAACTGCTCGCTGCAATTCTTCACGTGCATTATGCCCACGACCTATAATTTCCCCATCTTTCACAATCACACAGCCGATAGGAATTTCTTCCAACTTCAGGGCGATATGGGCCTCTTTCAAGGCTTCTCGCATAAAACGTTCTTTTTCTTCCTTCGTATAATCCATCATCGCTTCCTTTCACTGCCTTCATTATACCAAAAAGATAAAAAGTTTCCCATTCTCACTTGAAAAACAGATGCCAACTTCGTATAATAACAGTAGATGCTTCAGCATGCAATGAAAGCATTTCTGAATGGCGAATGTTACGGCTATACTTGAACGTTTAGTATCACAAAGTGCACCATCAATTGATAAGGAGAAGCTATGACTCACAAGATTGCGATATTATCGGATATCCATGGAAATCTTACTGCTTTACAGGCTGTTCTTGAGGATTGTTCCAAGCAGGGCATCACTGAATACTGGATTTTGGGAGACTGTTGGCTTCCCGGGCCTGCTCAAAGGGATATTTTCGAACTCTTGGACCAACTTCCTGTAACGGTTTGGATTCGGGGAAATTGGGATGACTGTCTATTAGAGTCCTTAGATGGTGTTTATAGCACAAAGACAGCTCAAGAAATCTATATTCTCCGCCTGAGTCAATACTTGCTAGAAGATTTG
The window above is part of the Streptococcus himalayensis genome. Proteins encoded here:
- a CDS encoding tyrosine-type recombinase/integrase; this encodes MWIEEHRSGKFNFFERYKDPYTGKWKKVSVLMEKKTPQAQNQAARLLQEKINQKLQIKPNHSDINFETLYKEFKLGWSQSVKNSTIYSTNNIEKVILDNIPGDYLVKNIDRRFLQSIINNLLNEGRSHNFTSKVKSKLKQIMAFAVRMNYIDRNEMLSVEMPKKVLTTEMIQKSKRKYLDQTEFELLMKHLEEESIRDYRVAKYAKIAQVLFMTGMRYGELAALNPETDIDFEHQTIYIQHNYNFRDKERTTPKTVKSDRVIAAPTKVLNIIQQQLITNIENGFDTDFIFINTKGQPINPERVIGALKRHGQKIGIEKNITTHIFRHSHISLLAELGIPLPAIMDRVGHSDSKTTLEIYSHVTKKMGDELIQKLNDLKF
- the tadA gene encoding tRNA adenosine(34) deaminase TadA, whose amino-acid sequence is MMDYTKEEKERFMREALKEAHIALKLEEIPIGCVIVKDGEIIGRGHNAREELQRAVMHAEIMAIEEANSQTSSWRLLDATLFVTIEPCVMCSGAIGLARIPQVVFGATNQKFGAAGSLYDILTDERLNHRVAVESGILEEECAQMMQEFFRNRRKK